In one Camelus dromedarius isolate mCamDro1 chromosome 31, mCamDro1.pat, whole genome shotgun sequence genomic region, the following are encoded:
- the SNRNP35 gene encoding U11/U12 small nuclear ribonucleoprotein 35 kDa protein, whose amino-acid sequence MNDWVPIAKEYDPLKAGSIDGTDEDPHDRAVWRAMLARYAPNKGVTGDPLLTLFVARLNLQTKEERLKEVFSRYGDIRRLRLVRDLVTGFSKGYAFIEYKEERSLLKAYRDADGLVIDQHEIFVDYELERTLKGWIPRRLGGGLGGKKESGQLRFGGRDRPFRKPINLPVVKNDQYREGKRERRERSRSRERHWDSRMRDRDRDHDRGREKRWLEREPSRVWPEGDWERERDFRDDRVKGKEKRDRSK is encoded by the coding sequence ATGAATGACTGGGTGCCCATCGCCAAGGAGTATGACCCGCTTAAAGCTGGCAGCATCGATGGCACTGACGAAGACCCACACGACCGCGCGGTCTGGAGGGCCATGCTGGCACGCTACGCCCCCAACAAAGGCGTCACCGGAGACCCCCTCCTCACCCTGTTTGTGGCCAGACTGAACCTGCAGACCAAAGAGGAGAGGTTAAAGGAAGTGTTTTCCCGCTATGGGGACATCCGGCGGCTTCGGCTGGTGAGGGACTTGGTCACCGGCTTTTCAAAGGGCTATGCCTTCATTGAATACAAAGAGGAGCGTTCTCTGCTCAAAGCTTACCGGGACGCGGATGGCCTGGTCATCGACCAGCACGAGATATTTGTGGACTACGAACTGGAAAGGACTCTCAAAGGGTGGATTCCTCGGCGACTTGGAGGAGGCCTGGGGGGGAAAAAGGAATCTGGGCAACTGAGATTTGGGGGGCGGGATCGACCTTTCCGAAAACCCATTAATTTGCCCGTTGTGAAGAATGACCagtacagagagggaaagagggagaggagggagcgcTCCCGATCCCGGGAAAGACACTGGGACTCCAGGATGCGGGATCGGGATCGAGACCATGACCGGGGCCGGGAGAAGAGATGGCTGGAAAGAGAACCAAGCAGGGTGTGGCCTGAGGGtgactgggagagagagagggacttcAGAGATGACAGGGtcaaggggaaggagaagagagacagaagtaAGTAg